Proteins encoded in a region of the Mesoflavibacter profundi genome:
- a CDS encoding putative signal transducing protein: MSTTFKTIAKFQYSAEAQIIKGRLESEGIEVFLSDHLTIDTDPLVSNAIGGVKLKVLAKDALKAQHILETINKYSVDDNGNAIQCPNCNSSKVAMFSTIKDFKSFFSFMVGFLFGTLPFYAKDKYRCNDCKTEFDIKINE; encoded by the coding sequence ATGTCAACAACCTTTAAAACTATAGCAAAATTTCAGTATTCTGCAGAGGCGCAGATTATAAAAGGTCGTTTAGAATCTGAAGGTATCGAAGTGTTTTTAAGCGACCACTTGACCATAGATACAGATCCTTTGGTAAGTAATGCTATTGGTGGCGTTAAACTTAAAGTATTAGCTAAAGATGCTTTAAAAGCACAACATATTTTAGAAACTATTAATAAATACTCGGTAGATGATAATGGCAACGCTATACAATGTCCTAATTGTAACAGCAGCAAAGTAGCTATGTTTTCTACTATTAAAGATTTTAAATCTTTTTTTTCTTTTATGGTTGGCTTTTTATTTGGCACACTTCCCTTTTATGCTAAGGATAAATATAGATGTAATGATTGTAAAACTGAATTTGATATAAAAATAAATGAATAA
- a CDS encoding flotillin family protein translates to MITLTTQDAFNLGFPAAVIAAVLFIFLFLIVLIKRYKRCPSDRILVVYGKVGGGQSAKCIHGGAAFILPVIQDYEYLDLTPISIEVNLVNALSKQNIRVNVPSRFTIGISTEPGIMQNAAERLLGLGQNEIQELAQEIIFGQLRLVVASMDIEEINSDRDKFLSNISESVESELKKVGLKLINVNITDIVDESGYIEALGKEAAAHAINAARKSVAEKNRDGSIGEANALQDERTQVAAANARAVEGENTAKISVANSDSLRRQREAEAERVAIASEKVQSAKALEESYAAEKEAETARAERERSSQMADVIVPAEIDKKKVEIDAEAEAERIRRKAKGEADAILFKAQAEAQGLYEVLTKQAAGLDEIVKAAGNNSKDAVLLLIADKLPELVKTQAEAIKNIKIDKVTVWDSGNSQDGKSSTANFLSGMYKSVPPLQDMFNMAGMELPEYLKGKNVEEVKDTSNNETDNK, encoded by the coding sequence ATGATAACACTAACCACACAAGATGCCTTTAATTTAGGCTTTCCTGCAGCTGTAATAGCCGCAGTACTTTTCATTTTCTTATTCTTAATCGTGCTTATAAAACGTTATAAGCGTTGTCCTTCAGACCGTATTCTTGTGGTATATGGTAAAGTTGGCGGCGGGCAATCGGCAAAATGTATACATGGTGGTGCTGCATTTATCTTACCGGTTATTCAAGATTACGAGTACTTGGATTTAACACCAATTTCTATAGAAGTTAATCTAGTAAATGCGTTATCAAAACAAAATATTCGTGTAAATGTACCTTCACGCTTTACCATTGGTATCTCTACAGAACCAGGTATAATGCAAAATGCAGCAGAACGATTATTAGGTTTAGGTCAAAATGAAATTCAAGAATTAGCACAAGAAATTATCTTTGGTCAATTACGCTTAGTTGTAGCTTCTATGGATATAGAAGAAATTAACAGCGACCGCGATAAATTTTTATCTAATATATCTGAAAGCGTAGAGTCTGAATTAAAGAAAGTTGGTCTTAAACTAATCAACGTAAACATTACAGATATTGTAGACGAGTCTGGCTACATTGAAGCGCTAGGTAAAGAAGCTGCAGCGCATGCAATAAACGCAGCACGTAAATCTGTAGCCGAAAAAAACAGAGATGGATCTATTGGTGAAGCAAATGCTTTACAAGATGAACGCACACAAGTAGCAGCAGCAAACGCAAGAGCTGTAGAAGGAGAAAATACCGCAAAAATATCTGTAGCAAACTCAGATTCATTACGTCGTCAACGTGAAGCAGAAGCAGAACGTGTAGCAATTGCATCAGAAAAAGTACAATCTGCAAAAGCATTAGAAGAATCTTATGCAGCAGAAAAAGAAGCCGAAACAGCAAGAGCAGAAAGAGAACGCTCTTCTCAAATGGCAGATGTTATTGTACCTGCCGAAATTGATAAAAAGAAAGTCGAAATAGACGCAGAAGCTGAAGCAGAACGCATAAGACGTAAAGCAAAAGGTGAAGCAGACGCTATTTTATTTAAAGCACAAGCAGAAGCACAAGGTTTATACGAAGTATTAACAAAACAAGCAGCTGGTCTTGACGAAATTGTTAAAGCAGCCGGAAACAACTCTAAAGACGCAGTATTATTGCTAATTGCCGATAAACTTCCTGAATTAGTAAAAACGCAAGCCGAAGCCATTAAAAACATAAAAATTGATAAAGTTACCGTTTGGGATAGTGGTAATAGTCAAGACGGTAAATCTTCTACTGCAAATTTCTTATCTGGCATGTATAAATCTGTACCGCCATTACAAGATATGTTTAATATGGCTGGTATGGAATTACCAGAATATTTAAAAGGAAAAAATGTAGAAGAAGTAAAAGACACTTCTAATAATGAAACCGATAACAAATAA
- a CDS encoding Y-family DNA polymerase — protein sequence MFALVDCNNFYASCERVFNPNLNGKPVAILSNNDGCIIARSDECKALNIPMGAPIFKWDTYCKAHNVHVLSSNYPLYGDMSSRVMSILKQFTPDVEVYSIDESFLQFKGFENYNLNDYGQQIRQRVLKWTGIPTCVGIATTKGLSKVANKIARKYPNQTKGVYVIDTEYKRLKALKWLKIDDIWGIGRQLSKRLLTKGCKTALDFANLPEDWVKANFSVVEARLHRDLNGVPTLTLEEYNQPKKAIATTRSFDYTYSDINYIKERVATFAVTCAEKLRKQHSSCHTIIVFLKSDKHKKEQPQYSKSVAVHLPYATNSSLIISNTAVNTAIQIFKKGIQYKKAGVMVTGLVPTDNYQLNIFENENPKHQPLMQTIDKINSKYHSNKIKLANQDLQRTWKMRQERLSPRYTTNFKDIIVVK from the coding sequence ATGTTTGCATTAGTAGATTGTAATAATTTTTATGCCTCTTGTGAGCGCGTATTTAACCCAAATCTTAACGGTAAACCAGTTGCTATACTTAGCAATAATGATGGTTGTATCATTGCGCGTAGTGACGAGTGTAAAGCGTTAAATATACCAATGGGCGCACCAATTTTTAAATGGGATACATATTGTAAAGCGCACAATGTACATGTATTATCTTCAAATTATCCATTGTATGGCGATATGAGTAGTCGTGTTATGTCTATATTAAAACAATTTACACCAGATGTAGAAGTATATAGTATAGACGAATCCTTTTTGCAATTTAAAGGATTTGAAAATTACAATCTAAACGATTATGGACAACAAATAAGACAACGTGTTTTAAAATGGACAGGCATACCAACCTGTGTAGGCATAGCAACCACAAAAGGGTTAAGTAAGGTCGCTAATAAGATCGCTAGAAAATATCCTAATCAAACAAAAGGCGTTTACGTAATAGATACAGAATATAAGCGATTAAAAGCCCTAAAATGGTTGAAAATAGATGATATTTGGGGTATAGGTAGACAGCTATCAAAACGCTTACTTACAAAAGGATGTAAAACAGCATTAGATTTTGCTAATTTACCAGAAGATTGGGTAAAAGCCAATTTTTCTGTAGTAGAAGCACGGCTACATCGTGATTTAAACGGCGTACCAACATTAACATTAGAAGAATATAACCAACCCAAAAAAGCAATAGCAACAACCAGAAGTTTTGATTACACGTATTCAGATATAAATTACATAAAAGAACGCGTAGCAACCTTTGCAGTAACCTGTGCCGAAAAACTACGCAAACAACACTCGAGTTGTCATACAATAATTGTGTTTTTAAAAAGCGATAAGCATAAAAAAGAACAACCGCAATACTCAAAAAGTGTAGCAGTACATTTACCCTATGCAACAAACTCGTCCCTCATTATAAGTAATACAGCAGTAAACACAGCAATACAAATATTTAAAAAAGGCATACAATATAAAAAAGCAGGCGTAATGGTAACCGGTTTAGTACCAACAGATAATTATCAATTAAACATTTTTGAAAACGAAAACCCAAAACACCAACCGCTAATGCAAACAATAGACAAAATAAATTCAAAATATCACTCAAATAAGATTAAATTAGCAAACCAAGACCTACAACGCACATGGAAGATGCGTCAAGAACGATTATCACCACGGTATACAACAAATTTTAAAGACATTATCGTAGTAAAGTAA
- a CDS encoding LexA family protein produces the protein MIKHKSGSLTFFTPDVNLDASAHYFDTGISAGFPSPADDFKEHRLSLDEELVKNKEATFYARVSGQSMIGAGLEDNDLLVIDRSLEPTNNKIAVCFLDGEFTVKRLRVEKDEVWLQPENPNYPIIRITEDNNFLIWGIVTNVIKKV, from the coding sequence ATGATTAAGCACAAATCAGGAAGTTTAACCTTCTTTACGCCAGATGTAAATCTAGACGCATCTGCACATTATTTTGACACAGGTATATCTGCAGGATTTCCATCGCCAGCAGACGATTTTAAAGAACATAGATTATCCTTAGACGAAGAGTTAGTAAAAAATAAAGAAGCCACTTTTTATGCACGCGTAAGCGGTCAATCTATGATAGGAGCAGGATTAGAAGACAACGATTTGTTAGTTATAGATCGTAGTTTAGAACCAACAAACAACAAAATAGCAGTTTGTTTTTTAGATGGCGAGTTTACCGTAAAACGTTTACGTGTAGAAAAAGACGAAGTTTGGCTACAGCCAGAAAATCCTAATTATCCTATAATTAGAATAACCGAAGACAATAACTTTTTAATCTGGGGCATTGTTACCAACGTGATTAAAAAAGTATAA
- the atpD gene encoding F0F1 ATP synthase subunit beta — MSKVTGKVAQIVGPVIDVEFGAGAELPKIYDSLEINKADGSKLVLEVQSHIGEDTVRTIAMDSSDGLSRGTEVVATGAPIQMPIGGDVYGRLFNVIGDAIDGLGDLPKAGEAGLPIHRQAPKFEDLSTSTEVLFTGIKVIDLIEPYAKGGKIGLFGGAGVGKTVLIQELINNIAKGHGGLSVFAGVGERTREGNDLLREMLESGIIKYGEDFMHSMEEGGWDLQKVDKTAMKDSKATFVFGQMNEPPGARARVALSGLTIAEYFRDGAGDGQGKDVLFFVDNIFRFTQAGSEVSALLGRMPSAVGYQPTLATEMGAMQERITSTKKGSITSVQAVYVPADDLTDPAPATTFAHLDATTVLSRKIAELGIYPAVDPLDSTSRILTADILGNEHYACAQRVKELLQRYKELQDIIAILGMEELSEEDKMAVGRARRVQRFLSQPFHVAEQFTGIPGVLVDIKETIKGFNMIMDGELDHLPEAAFNLKGTIEEAIEAGEKMLAEA, encoded by the coding sequence ATGTCAAAAGTTACAGGTAAAGTTGCACAAATAGTTGGTCCAGTTATCGATGTAGAATTTGGTGCTGGTGCAGAACTTCCAAAAATTTACGATTCATTAGAAATAAATAAAGCTGATGGTTCAAAATTAGTATTAGAAGTACAATCTCATATTGGAGAAGATACAGTTCGTACTATCGCTATGGACTCTTCAGACGGTTTAAGTAGAGGTACTGAAGTTGTTGCTACTGGTGCTCCAATACAAATGCCAATAGGTGGTGATGTTTACGGACGTTTATTTAACGTAATTGGTGACGCTATTGATGGTTTAGGTGATTTACCTAAAGCTGGAGAAGCTGGTTTACCAATTCACAGACAAGCACCTAAATTTGAAGACTTATCAACGTCTACAGAAGTATTATTTACAGGTATTAAAGTAATTGATTTAATTGAGCCTTACGCAAAAGGAGGTAAAATTGGATTATTTGGTGGTGCAGGAGTTGGTAAAACTGTATTAATCCAGGAGTTAATTAATAACATTGCAAAAGGTCACGGTGGACTTTCAGTATTTGCTGGAGTTGGAGAAAGAACTCGTGAAGGAAATGACCTTTTAAGAGAGATGTTAGAGTCTGGAATTATCAAGTATGGTGAAGACTTTATGCACTCTATGGAAGAAGGTGGATGGGATCTTCAAAAAGTAGATAAAACTGCTATGAAAGACTCTAAAGCAACTTTCGTATTTGGACAAATGAATGAACCACCAGGAGCACGTGCACGTGTTGCCTTATCTGGTTTAACAATAGCAGAATATTTCCGTGATGGCGCTGGAGATGGACAAGGAAAAGATGTACTTTTCTTCGTTGATAACATCTTCCGTTTTACACAAGCAGGATCTGAGGTATCTGCACTTTTAGGACGTATGCCTTCTGCGGTAGGTTACCAACCTACATTAGCAACAGAAATGGGTGCAATGCAAGAGCGTATTACTTCTACTAAAAAAGGATCTATTACATCTGTACAAGCGGTATACGTACCTGCGGATGACTTAACGGATCCAGCACCAGCAACAACGTTTGCTCACTTAGATGCTACAACAGTATTATCTCGTAAAATTGCCGAGTTAGGTATTTATCCAGCAGTAGACCCATTAGATTCTACTTCAAGAATTTTAACTGCTGATATCTTAGGAAACGAGCACTACGCTTGTGCGCAAAGAGTAAAAGAATTATTACAACGTTATAAAGAATTACAAGACATTATTGCTATCCTTGGTATGGAAGAATTATCTGAAGAAGATAAGATGGCAGTAGGTAGAGCAAGACGTGTACAACGTTTCTTATCTCAACCATTCCACGTAGCAGAGCAGTTTACAGGTATTCCAGGAGTTTTAGTAGATATTAAAGAAACTATTAAAGGATTTAACATGATTATGGATGGTGAATTAGATCACTTACCAGAAGCAGCGTTTAACCTTAAAGGAACTATCGAAGAAGCTATCGAAGCTGGAGAAAAAATGTTAGCTGAAGCGTAA
- a CDS encoding F0F1 ATP synthase subunit epsilon — protein MYLEIVSPEATLFSGEVTSVTVPGLNGDFEMLNNHAPIVSILKEGTVKITGNIELDEAVEDRFTKGDKNTTLLSINSGTIEMKDNKVIVLAD, from the coding sequence ATGTATTTAGAAATTGTATCACCAGAAGCTACTTTATTTAGCGGAGAAGTAACTAGTGTTACCGTACCTGGTTTAAACGGAGACTTTGAGATGTTAAACAATCACGCTCCTATTGTCTCTATATTAAAAGAAGGTACTGTTAAAATTACTGGTAATATAGAGTTAGATGAAGCTGTAGAAGATCGCTTTACTAAAGGCGATAAAAATACTACTTTGTTAAGCATTAATTCTGGTACAATAGAAATGAAGGACAATAAAGTAATTGTATTGGCTGATTAA
- a CDS encoding aminotransferase-like domain-containing protein: MNSPVEDILLTLTALDNTSVSPKYIQIAQQVINAIQRGYLTEGTKLPGTRKFGELLGVNRNTVVAVYDELASQGWVDIVANKGTFVLMPEKKTAAIKGATQGLEKLKTYPETAGFSFQSSFNLASTEENSECAYVLNDGQPDLRLHPTHQFSRWYSASMKRPTLVSKWNQIQDQFYSIFNKQLCNYLNATRGFYIMPHNILSTRSTEMSLYIVSQLLIKKNDVVLVAQLSPYKSNMIFQQAGANLITIPVDHNGIDVDFIEQHFTKNSIRCVYVCAHRQYPTTVTLSAERRVKLLQLAKAYNFAIIEDDFDYDFQFNGSAMLPMASADSEGVVIYLGRLGQSFFPSFQIGFLIAPQNVIKEANNYLQLLDKQGDLIQKQMLSELIAEGEINRLIKKNITVYKQRRDYLSKCLTIHFKDIATWKIPDGGLAIWLEFKTSISLFQLAEKAKANNLFLPKTILYQNKSLCAMRLGFGHLNEDEIKTVVKILKQSFDAVKV; this comes from the coding sequence ATGAATAGTCCGGTTGAAGACATATTATTAACATTAACAGCTTTAGATAATACATCTGTTTCGCCCAAGTACATTCAAATTGCACAGCAAGTTATAAATGCTATACAACGTGGTTATTTAACAGAAGGAACTAAGTTGCCAGGAACCAGAAAATTTGGCGAATTGCTTGGTGTAAATCGCAATACAGTAGTTGCAGTTTATGATGAATTAGCATCACAAGGTTGGGTAGATATAGTTGCAAATAAAGGGACTTTTGTTTTAATGCCTGAAAAGAAAACAGCAGCAATTAAAGGTGCTACACAAGGATTAGAAAAATTAAAAACGTATCCAGAAACAGCAGGGTTTTCATTTCAATCTTCATTTAATTTAGCATCTACAGAAGAAAATTCTGAATGTGCATATGTGCTAAACGATGGGCAACCGGATTTAAGATTGCATCCAACGCATCAATTTTCGCGTTGGTATAGTGCGTCTATGAAACGTCCAACTTTAGTGTCTAAATGGAATCAAATCCAAGATCAATTCTATTCTATATTTAATAAACAACTGTGTAATTATTTAAATGCAACACGCGGTTTTTACATAATGCCGCATAATATTTTAAGTACACGAAGTACAGAGATGAGTTTGTATATCGTATCGCAATTACTTATTAAAAAAAACGATGTGGTATTGGTTGCGCAATTAAGTCCTTATAAATCAAATATGATTTTTCAGCAAGCTGGTGCAAATTTAATTACCATACCTGTTGATCATAACGGAATAGATGTAGATTTTATAGAACAGCATTTTACCAAAAACAGTATTAGATGTGTTTATGTTTGTGCGCATAGGCAATACCCAACAACAGTAACGTTGTCTGCCGAAAGACGTGTTAAATTACTACAACTAGCTAAAGCTTATAATTTTGCTATAATTGAAGACGATTTTGATTACGATTTTCAATTTAATGGATCGGCAATGTTGCCTATGGCAAGTGCAGATAGTGAAGGCGTTGTAATCTATCTAGGACGTTTAGGACAATCTTTTTTTCCTAGTTTTCAAATAGGATTTTTAATCGCGCCGCAAAACGTAATTAAAGAAGCTAATAATTACCTTCAGCTATTAGACAAACAAGGCGATTTAATACAAAAACAAATGTTGTCTGAGCTTATTGCAGAAGGTGAAATTAACCGATTAATCAAGAAAAATATTACGGTTTATAAACAACGCAGAGATTATTTGTCCAAATGTTTAACTATCCATTTTAAAGATATAGCTACATGGAAAATCCCTGATGGTGGATTAGCTATATGGTTAGAATTTAAAACGAGTATATCTTTATTTCAATTAGCCGAAAAAGCAAAAGCAAACAATTTATTTTTACCAAAAACCATATTGTATCAAAATAAATCACTTTGTGCTATGCGATTAGGTTTTGGTCACTTAAATGAAGATGAAATTAAAACCGTAGTTAAAATTTTGAAGCAGTCTTTTGATGCGGTTAAAGTTTAG